A part of Papaver somniferum cultivar HN1 unplaced genomic scaffold, ASM357369v1 unplaced-scaffold_25, whole genome shotgun sequence genomic DNA contains:
- the LOC113341164 gene encoding uncharacterized protein At2g39910-like gives MTEVLPELKGVMKESSIDYTDDGDEFSAASARTPVAYAIIAAYQFRWFVTQLYQVEYPHLGQLCSLVIPCALTALDHWSPEVKGQGMLSFIHLAKNVNAAEFGVYEDVILDICCKNIAATDESWHYVVEMSVLMVTCTQRKNPRSSWFERMMNEMLSHLERQPMHKDRRNSWLELIEPVFNSMGIVLLAHFTRIFPLLFQWMHADDDRIVILVLERVQTIIKLTWIRNTPYNERLVEELTVTHKEAALRRSREEIRNQVLQILVLLHKCKGTQFEAVWDKYRDDPNLRTLSLFLCKETAAVVAH, from the exons ATGACTGAAGTATTGCCTGAATTGAAAGGTGTTATGAAAGAGAGTTCTATAGATTATACTGATGATGGTGATGAATTCTCTGCTGCTTCAGCTAGAACTCCTGTTGCTTATGCCATTATTGCTGCTTATCAGTTTAGATGGTTTGTCACTcag ttGTATCAGGTTGAATATCCACATTTAGGACAGTTATGTTCTTTGGTGATACCTTGTGCATTAACAGCTCTAGATCATTGGTCGCCTGAAGTCAAA GGACAAGGTATGTTGAGTTTCATACATCTGGCGAAGAATGTGAATGCTGCTGAATTTGGTGTTTATGAGGATGTGATTCTTGATATTTGTTGTAAAAACATTGCTGCGACTGATGAATCATGGCATTACGTGGTTGAGATGTCGGTGCTTATGGTGACTTGTACTCAGCGAAAGAACCCTCGTAGCTCATG GTTTGAGAGGATGATGAATGAAATGTTAAGTCATTTGGAGCGTCAACCAATGCATAAAGATCGTCGTAATTCATGGCTTGAACTCATTGAACCTGTTTTTAACAGCATGGGGATTGTCTTATTGGCACACTTTACACGCATTTTTCCACTTCTTTTTCAGTGGATGCATGCTGATGATGATAGAATAGTTATACTT GTGCTTGAAAGGGTTCAGACAATTATCAAGTTAACCTGGATCAGGAACACACCTTATAACGAAAG ATTGGTAGAAGAGCTTACTGTTACCCATAAAGAAGCAGCTCTTAGAAGATCTCGTGAAGAAATCCGaaaccaagttcttcagattCTGGTCTTGCTTCATAA ATGCAAGGGCACACAGTTTGAAGCAGTCTGGGACAAGTACAGGGACGACCCAAACTTAAGAACTCTTTCATTATTTTTATGCAAAGAGACTGCGGCTGTG GTTGCTCACTGA
- the LOC113341146 gene encoding reticulon-like protein B12: protein MNSSSDRLFGRQRTIHELLGGGFIADIILWRRPNLTSGLLLVTFAVWIVFEKSGYTLLSLVSSVLLLLVVIFFVWAKSASILNRPPPPLPELHISEEVMNEAAAIIRSPVNAFSSVSLDIALGKNSDLFFKVAGALLLLSVIGGWTDFLTLGYTSLFLVLTVPALYEKYENQIDRYAMIGCRSLQRLYMKLDMKCFSAIRELVLEIKKLD, encoded by the exons ATGAATTCTTCGTCGGATCGATTGTTTGGTAGACAAAGGACTATTCATGAGCTTCTAGGTGGAGGATTCA TTGCAGACATAATCCTGTGGAGGCGGCCAAATTTAACTTCTGGATTATTGTTGGTGACATTTGCTGTCTGGATAGTGTTCGAGAAATCTGGTTATACTCTATTATCGCTTGTGTCCAGTGTTCTCCTTCTACTGGTTGTCATTTTCTTTGTCTGGGCAAAATCTGCTTCCATTCTCAACAG ACCACCTCCACCATTACCAGAATTACATATTTCAGAAGAAGTTATGAATGAAGCAGCAGCTATAATACGAAGTCCGGTAAATGCATTTTCTTCTGTTTCTTTGGATATTGCACTAGGGAAGAACTCGGACCTGTTTTTTAAAGTGGCTGGAGCTCTCTTGCTGCTTTCGGTCATTGGTGGTTGGACAGATTTCCTTACATTGGGCTACACCA GTCTTTTTCTTGTTCTCACGGTACCCGCATTGTATGAGAAATATGAAAATCAAATAGACAGATATGCTATGATAGGATGCAGGTCACTGCAGAGATTGTACATGAAGTTGGATATGAAGTGTTTCAGCGCAATCAGAGAATTGGTATTAGAAATAAAAAAACTAGACTGA